From Candidatus Rhabdochlamydia sp. T3358, a single genomic window includes:
- a CDS encoding RHS repeat-associated core domain-containing protein — TWEASYDALGRRLQTRYTPYKSATLTTTSLYDPEEEFQEIGVKCQDKTFWKIYGPNSCDALSDESEAVFLIHNALGQLAGVVTEQQTRYTENFPSAYGPTDFSIPSDLLSYAQSLTWHSKSPDPTNLIWMGERYYDATSGRFLSPDPISYPLCLDLYTYANGDPINYIDPDGRFASYAYQTVKPLLYPCQPGMTVMNGVFAVCANIGLTRSSPFEVGSFNLSTGAIGFINGINNNKIQARLSAQQLSQYAQGTKIYGTHNATNFPVVDVFECAAGHIGFHTPPVQLLKNKWKHLIASHGPQAKFLEICHSGGAIHLKNALLTSPESVRQQIIALAIAPSVIIPNELCFQSDNYISRRDFVTHLDFDGKRRYGNELHVLEPHPDANKWDHEFLSPTFKRTLKKHVQDYIDNYGGEK; from the coding sequence TACCTGGGAAGCATCTTACGATGCTCTAGGAAGAAGACTACAAACCCGTTACACTCCCTACAAAAGTGCTACCCTCACAACAACCTCACTATACGATCCCGAAGAAGAATTTCAAGAAATCGGAGTCAAATGCCAAGACAAGACCTTTTGGAAAATCTATGGACCCAACTCCTGCGATGCTCTCAGTGATGAATCAGAAGCTGTTTTCCTGATCCACAACGCTCTAGGACAACTCGCTGGGGTAGTTACCGAACAACAAACTCGCTACACAGAAAACTTCCCCTCAGCCTATGGACCTACAGATTTTTCCATTCCCTCAGATCTACTTTCCTATGCCCAATCACTAACCTGGCATAGCAAAAGCCCAGATCCCACTAATCTGATCTGGATGGGAGAGAGATATTACGATGCCACCAGCGGGAGGTTCTTAAGCCCAGATCCCATTTCCTATCCCCTTTGTCTGGATCTTTACACCTATGCTAATGGAGACCCCATTAACTATATCGATCCTGATGGACGCTTTGCATCATATGCATATCAAACAGTAAAACCTCTTCTGTATCCTTGTCAGCCTGGAATGACTGTAATGAATGGTGTTTTTGCTGTCTGTGCAAATATCGGTCTTACACGCTCCAGTCCCTTTGAAGTTGGCTCTTTTAACCTGTCTACAGGTGCTATAGGGTTTATCAATGGGATTAATAATAATAAAATTCAAGCTAGGCTAAGCGCACAACAATTAAGCCAGTATGCTCAAGGAACCAAAATTTATGGCACCCATAATGCGACGAATTTCCCAGTAGTCGATGTCTTTGAATGTGCAGCAGGACATATCGGATTTCATACACCACCGGTTCAACTTTTAAAGAACAAGTGGAAGCATCTCATTGCCTCCCATGGACCTCAAGCTAAGTTCTTAGAAATCTGCCACAGTGGAGGAGCTATCCATCTTAAAAATGCACTTTTGACATCTCCAGAATCGGTTCGACAACAGATCATTGCTTTAGCGATTGCACCTTCTGTCATTATTCCAAACGAGCTGTGTTTTCAATCGGATAACTATATTAGCAGACGAGACTTTGTTACTCATCTTGATTTTGATGGAAAGAGAAGGTATGGCAATGAGTTACATGTACTAGAACCGCATCCCGACGCGAATAAATGGGATCATGAGTTTTTAAGTCCTACTTTTAAACGAACGTTGAAGAAGCATGTTCAAGATTATATAGATAATTATGGAGGTGAAAAGTGA